One window of the Eucalyptus grandis isolate ANBG69807.140 chromosome 8, ASM1654582v1, whole genome shotgun sequence genome contains the following:
- the LOC104415204 gene encoding major strawberry allergen Fra a 1-3-like, translating to MGVITYSQEFASVVAPSRMFKALVLDSHNIIPKIVPGGIKSVEFIEGDGGVGSIKQTNFSESAHIKYTKHKIDALDVENFYCKYTLIESDIKFDKIKFIVYEVKFASANDGCVCKMTSEYDVEEGAELKEDDIKQGKDRAMGLFKTVEEYLLANPTVCA from the exons ATGGGTGTCATCACTTACTCTCAAGAGTTCGCATCTGTTGTTGCTCCATCGAGAATGTTCAAGGCTTTGGTCCTTGACTCACACAACATCATTCCAAAGATTGTCCCCGGGGGCATCAAGAGCGTCGAATTCATTGAGGGAGATGGTGGAGTTGGCAGCATTAAGCAGACGAACTTTAGCGAAA GTGCTCATATCAAGTACACGAAGCACAAGATTGATGCTCTTGATGTTGAGAACTTTTATTGCAAATATACTTTGATTGAAAGTGATATCAAGTTTGACAAAATCAAGTTCATTGTCTATGAGGTGAAGTTCGCATCGGCTAATGATGGATGTGTCTGCAAAATGACAAGTGAATATGATGTTGAGGAAGGTGCAGAGCTCAAGGAAGATGACATCAAGCAGGGAAAAGATAGGGCTATGGGATTGTTCAAGACGGTTGAAGAGTACCTCTTGGCAAACCCCACTGTTTGtgcttaa
- the LOC104415208 gene encoding major strawberry allergen Fra a 1-3 — MGIVTYSMEITSAVAPLRMFKALFLESHDILPKIVPGGIKSIEFIEGDGGVGSIKKTHFGESSHIKYTKHKIEALDASSFYCKYTMIESDIKFDKIDFVTEEVKFIAAGSGCVCKMTSEFHVQEGCELKEEDIKKGKDRAMGLYKTVEEYLVANPDVCA, encoded by the exons ATGGGAATCGTTACCTACTCGATGGAGATCACAAGTGCTGTCGCACCGTTGAGGATGTTCAAGGCTTTATTCCTTGAGTCCCACGATATCCTACCAAAGATTGTTCCCGGGGGCATTAAAAGCATTGAGTTCATTGAGGGAGATGGCGGAGTTGGTAGCATCAAGAAAACCCACTTCGGTGAAA GCTCACACATCAAGTACACGAAGCACAAGATCGAGGCTCTCGATGCAAGTAGCTTTTACTGCAAATATACTATGATCGAAAGTGATATCAAGTTCGACAAGATTGACTTTGTCACGGAGGAAGTGAAATTCATCGCGGCTGGTAGTGGATGTGTTTGTAAGATGACCAGCGAGTTTCACGTTCAGGAAGGTTGTGAGCTGAAGGAGGAGGACATTAAGAAGGGTAAAGATAGAGCTATGGGATTGTACAAGACTGTTGAGGAGTATCTTGTGGCCAACCCTGATGTTTGCGCCTAA
- the LOC120287377 gene encoding major strawberry allergen Fra a 1-3-like — MGVITYSQEFTCAVAPSRMFKALILDSHNIIPKIVPGGIKSVEFIEGDGRVGSIKQTNFGESAHIKYTKHKIDALDVENFYCKYTLIESDIKFDKIKFIVYEVKFALANGGCVCKMTSEYHVEEGAELKEDDIKHGKDRAMGLFKTVEEYLLANPAVCA, encoded by the exons ATGGGTGTTATCACTTACTCTCAAGAGTTCACATGTGCCGTCGCTCCATCAAGAATGTTCAAGGCTTTGATCCTTGACTCACACAACATCATTCCAAAGATTGTCCCTGGGGGTATCAAGAGCGTTGAGTTCATTGAGGGAGATGGTAGAGTTGGCAGCATTAAGCAGACCAATTTTGGCGAAA GTGCTCATATCAAGTACACGAAGCACAAGATTGACGCTCTTGATGTTGAGAACTTTTATTGCAAATATACTTTGATTGAAAGTGATATCAAGTTCGACAAAATCAAGTTCATTGTCTATGAGGTGAAGTTCGCATTAGCTAATGGTGGATGTGTCTGCAAGATGACTAGTGAGTATCACGTTGAGGAAGGCGCAGAGCTCAAGGAAGATGACATCAAGCATGGAAAAGATAGGGCTATGGGATTGTTCAAGACAGTTGAAGAGTACCTTTTGGCAAACCCCGCTGTTTGTGCTTAA
- the LOC104417535 gene encoding major strawberry allergen Fra a 1-3-like — protein sequence MGVINYSWEITSVATPSGMFKALVLDSDNILPKIAPEVIKSVEFIEGEGRVGSHIKYMKHKIEALNTGSFYCKYAMIESDIKFDKIDFIVEEMKFVATNSGYVCKMTSEYHIQEDCELKEEDIKKGKDKVMGLYKTVEEYLMANPNVCA from the exons ATGGGAGTCATCAACTACTCGTGGGAGATCACAAGTGTAGCTACACCATCAGGGATGTTCAAGGCTTTGGTCCTTGACTCCGACAACATCCTACCCAAGATTGCTCCCGAGGTCATCAAAAGTGTGGAGTTCATCGAGGGAGAAGGCAGAGTTG GCTCCCACATCAAGTACATGAAACACAAGATAGAGGCTCTCAACACAGGTAGCTTTTATTGCAAATATGCTATGATCGAAAGCGATATCAAGTTCGACAAGATTGACTTCATTGTGGAAGAAATGAAATTTGTCGCAACAAATAGCGGATACGTCTGTAAGATGACTAGCGAGTACCACATTCAGGAAGATTGTGAGCTAAAGGAGGAGGATATCAAGAAAGGTAAAGACAAAGTTATGGGATTGTACAAGACTGTTGAGGAATACCTCATGGCCAACCCTAATGTTTGCGCCTAA
- the LOC104415202 gene encoding major strawberry allergen Fra a 1-3: MGVMTYSQEITSVVAPSRMFKVLFLDSQNMLPKIVPEGIKSIEFIEGDGGVGSIKQTNFGESSHIKYVKHKIDALDAGSFYCKYTMIESDIKFEKIDLVVEEVKLVAAGSGCVCKMTSEYHVQEGCELKEEDIKKGKDRAMGLYKAIEEYLVANPDVCA; the protein is encoded by the exons ATGGGTGTCATGACCTATTCGCAAGAGATCACAAGTGTCGTTGCACCGTCAAGAATGTTCAAGGTTTTGTTCCTTGACTCACAGAATATGCTACCCAAGATTGTTCCCGAGGGCATCAAGAGCATTGAGTTCATCGAGGGAGATGGTGGAGTTGGTAGCATCAAGCAAACCAACTTTGGTGAAA GCTCCCACATCAAGTACGTCAAACACAAGATCGATGCTCTTGATGCTGGCAGCTTTTACTGCAAATATACTATGATTGAAAGTGATATCAAATTTGAGAAGATTGACTTGGTCGTGGAAGAGGTGAAATTAGTTGCAGCTGGTAGTGGATGTGTTTGCAAGATGACCAGCGAGTACCATGTCCAGGAGGGTTGCGAGCTCAAGGAGGAGGATATCAAGAAGGGTAAAGATAGAGCTATGGGATTGTACAAGGCTATTGAGGAGTACCTTGTGGCTAATCCCGATGTTTGTGCctaa